Genomic segment of Aquarana catesbeiana isolate 2022-GZ linkage group LG09, ASM4218655v1, whole genome shotgun sequence:
caagggggggggtgaatacttttgcaaggcactagaTAGACAGAATTAGGATCCTGAGCTCAGTACCACCTTTTTTTTATAATGCCAGGCTTCCACCAGTCAAGGCTCCCCTGAACACGGGGCTCAGGGACCTTCATCCTTCCCCTCGTGTCTTCATAGAGAATCTCATGTAATTAAACTACAATCTGTTTGGCATTCACATGATAATGGCTGTTACACAACATATATCCTTGTCATAAAAAAAAACCAGATAAATACACCGAGGGTGACATTCTCTGTATTGGATGCATATAGATGATGACTTTTTTTTCTAACCTTTACAAGTACATTAGCGGCATGATATTTGTATAACATTATCAATAAATCCTTTGCGCACTGTTCATACCGATGTGTCACTAGGGGTATATTAGGAATGGAAGAAGGCTGACTGtgtagcagtggggggggggggggggatggagggcaTAAAGATAGaagaaacaaaactattttttttcttttttttacatttttgcccatttgtcAGTTTTTACCAATACGAGCTgaacagatcattttttttttaaaccagtgtacAAAATATAagacttatacagtgccttgaaaaagtaccgtattcataccctttaaaattttccacattttgtcatgttacaaccaaaaaagtaaatgtgttttattgggattttatgtgatagaccaacacaaagtggcacatcattgtgaagtggaaggaaaatgataaatggttttcaacattttttacaaataaatatgtgaaaagtgtgggggggggcatttgtattcggccccctttactctgatacccctaactaaaatctagtgggaccaatcgccttcagaagtcacctaattagtaaatagagtccacctgtgtgtaatttaatctcagtatcaatacagctgttctgtgaagccctaagcggtttgttagagaacctttgtgaacaaacagcaaggccaaggaacacaccagacaggtcaaagataaagatgtggagaagtataaagtagggttaggttataaatacatatcccaagctttgaacatctcacggagctctgttcaatccatcatatgaAAATGGAGAGTATGAGACATCTGCAACCCTAGctagacatggtcgtccacctaaactgaccggccaggcaaggagagcattcatcagagaagagccaagaggtccatggtaactctggaggagctgcagagatccacagctcaggtgggagaatctgtccacaggacaactattagtcgtgttttccacaaatctgccctttatggaagagtgacaagaagaaagacattgttgaaggtgttctggtccgatgagaccaaaatttaactgacactgcacatcaccctgaacacaccatccccactgtgaaacatggtggtggcagcatcatgttgtggggatgcttttctttagcatggacagggaagatggtcagagatgatgggaagatggatggagccaaatacagggcaatcttatgccgtgtacacacgagtggactttcgatggactttgaACTCTGAaagactttttgacggagttctgACGTAATggattgcctacacacgatcacaccaaaatccgactgATTGGAacgtgatgacctacgaccggactagaataaggaagttaatagccagtagccaatagctacccttgcgtcattgttcgtccgtcggactagcatacaggcaaatggatttttcgaccggactcgagtccgtcaaaaagatttgaaacatgttctatttctaaagtctgtctgatttttcgacagcaaagatccgatgaagcccacacaccatcaaattgtccggcggattaGTTTCGCTGGACcatttgctgttgaaaagtccggtcgtgtgtacgtggcattagaagaaaacctgttagagtctgtaaaagacctgagactggggtggagattcaccttccagcaggacaacgatcctcaacatccagccagagctacaatggaatggtttagatcaaagcatattcatgtgttagaatggcccagtcacagtccagacctaaatcccattgagaatctgtggcaagacttgaaaattgctgttcacagacgctctccatccaatctgacagaacttgagatattatgtaaagaagaatgggcaaaaatgtccctctctagatgtgcaaagctggtagagacatccccaaaaagacttgcggctgtaattgcagagaaagtattgactctgggggggggcgccatacaaatgcccccccccacacttttcacatatttatttgtaaaaaaaaatgaaaaccatttatcattttccttccacttcacaattatgtgacactttgtgttggtccatcacataaaatcccaataaaatacatttacgtttttggtaggactcgcactcctgattggtttttggcagcagcgggagcctttgctgtcagtcacagccagtaagccaatcaggagatggagacaTTTTCTAGCAATGTCCCTTCAGCAGCAGGGCAAATTTGGACAGCACTGGAAAACCATAAATAATGCtccagtggttctaaagcctgaaggtttttcacCCCAATGTATTTattctggccactttattaggtacaccttgttggaaaccttcctcagagattttggtccatagtgacatgatagcagtTGATGCAGATTTGCCAGCTACACAGTGGCGGCTGGATGGTagccagccaaccccccccccccccccccccacgcacacaaATCTCGAATGACAGATCGATCAACTcgcactaaaccccccccccccggcgctcgATAGGTGGCGATCCACTCGCACTAAAGCCGCTCCGCGCCATCCGTGGCCTTACCTTATGCTGTGGTACAGGTGCTGGGAGGAGGATGAGGTGGTGGTAAAATCgacccaatcgggtctcaggacccgcttcctcatTGGCTGGCAGAATAAGCAGATATTAAAGAATactaattcgctaatgtcacacaagtgggtggcccACCCTTtgttaagccaattagagcctccagctctaatgacatacttaaataaaaaagaaaaacccacaatgaaatccatgcgttcggcgccttgcatggagattagggggccgggcgcatggattgggggcgGGGGGCAgtacccctgcacccctaatggatgggccaccactgcggCTAAACAtcaatgatgcaaatctcccattccatgacatcccaaaggtgctctacatAGTTGTCAACAGTaacggattgcccgggacattcacGGAAATCAGACCGATGCCCCGGTCTGGGCCTGTCAAGGACAGAATACCAAAAAATAGCCAGTAGCGTCGCCCGTGTGGCTCCCCTGTCACACTGACTTATGCTCCTTTCAGTGTCCAGTATGGTCCCGGCTCAACTAGTGATTGGATTCCTTTATGACTATTCTTAATAATAATAACAGGGGTATCACCTTGAGCTATGAAGCTAGTCTTACCACCATACATTTTTTAGACCTTGAGATCTCAGAGATAGATCACCATTTGGAATTCATAACATATTTCAAACATATTTCAAGCCCATTgaccggaatggatacattccggtcAACAGTTGCCATCGCACCCAATGGCTCAAGTCAGTTCCACGCAGTCAATTTTTACGAGGGTTATTATCCTTGTTGTAAGTGTAATGTAAAGTGTAATGTACATCTACAACTACTCAACGTATTTATTCTATGAAACATTTTCCCACCTGTGCCAATAGATTTATAGTATACCTGTTGACTTGTCCTTGTAAAGAGCAATACGTAGGACGCGCTATAAGGACCTTCTCGGTGAGGGTCATCGAACATTTGGCCTGCATCAGGAAGGGTCGTATTAACCAACAGCGCCCCCCACCATTATTTGAAACATCATAATAAAGACCCCACAGGAACCCAATTCCAAGTAATATACATATTTTTCCACCTGTGCCGCTAGATTgatagtataatgccccgtacacacgatcggactttccgccaacaaaaccgtggatttttgttcgaaggttgttggcacaaacttgtcttgcattcacacggtcacacaaatgttggccaacaattacgaatgttggaacgcggcgacgtacaagacgtacgacgagccgagaaaaatgaagttcagtagccagtgcggctccttctgcttgattccgagcatgcgtgaacttttgtgtgacggccttgtgtacacacgctcggattttccgacaacaaagttaagATAATATAAAGTAtagggacaatcagcgcaaaccaaaATTAAGActaatgcaagctggacactaagAGGATCACACCAACCTCAGTAACATtcaataaacaaaataagtgcagcgcaaaaatacAATTCATGAATGAAAGGGATAATAAATAGTCCAATCATAAATTGATAATCAAAAAGTTCATTATTGATAAGGAAATAACCCTCTTCTGGGGACACTCGTATAAGGCACTTATCCAGGCGATGTAATGTGAAataagattgtgcttaccagatccaattgaccccttgGTTATAGGGGGTCTAAAACGGCATGAATGGACCCCTGGCAAactgctgggctagctgtcatctGCAGGTCAAGTAAATCCTTTGAAAAGCGGAAATCCCCTCAGGTATAAGGTGTAATGCTGGTATACTGCAGAGATGGCTATCTTGTGCTGTATGCTCTCTCTCAGTCCACAGCGATATCCATGGGAGAGAGGGATTCATATTGAAAAGGCAGAGCAGAGAAGCAATTTTccccagaaaaaataaataaaataaaaacatctaaGAGCGATCCATAAATGAAACAAGTGTCCAAATTTATTCAACTAATAAAAGGTGATGAAGGAAAAGACGCTAATTGAGCGCCAATACATATAAAAATCTAAGCGGCAGTGTTGTGTAATGAGACAGGCTGTTCGCGTCTGAACAGCTGTCAGAaagagaaggctgcgggtgacggCGGTCAAACATTTGTTCCGCCCCCGTACGCGGAACTGTTtgaccctcgctgacgaagtccttctgacgtaacgccgcgtacgggggcgtaACTGTTTGACCGCCATCACCCGCAGCCTTCTCTTTCTGACAGCTGTTCAGACGCGAACAGCCTGTCTCATTACACAACACTGCCGCTTAGATTTTTATATGTATTGGCGCTCAATTAGCGTCTTTTCCTTCATCACCTTTTATTAGTTGAATAAATTTGGACACTTGTTTCATTTATGGATCGCTCttagatgtttttattttatttcttttttctgggGAAAATTGCTTCTCTGCTCTGCCTTTTCAATACGGATCCCTCTCTCCCATGGATATCGCTGTGGACTGAGAGAGAGCATACAGCACAAGATAGCCATCTCTGCAGTATACCAGCATTACACCTTATACCTGAGTGGATTTCCGTTTTTCAAAGGATTTACTTGACCTGCAGATGACAGCCAGCCCAGCAGTTTGCCACGGGTCCATTCATGCCGTTTTAGACCCTtccttcctgatgacgcatactatgatgcgaaacgcgtagaggctgctgggagtttttttgcCCACGTGATCGGAAACGGTAGTGGCTGGTGAGGATGCGAACGGATACGAGGGGTGGAACGCAAGCGGAACACGGAGGTCGCATATTGCACATAGGCGAACCAGGCTACAGTTCCcacacccgtccctaactgctggataagctctgtgccggctcgagggcacttttaaatgtgagtgtacacttcttttttgtttttacataataaacagttttaaaacgtattgcgcgatgatcgttttatccATATTTTATATGAGGAACACTAAAGTCCAATTATAGCCGTTGAAGAGGTTTtcttaagtggagtggttatcccatgaatgaaccaaaggtgtattattaaagaagtatctggtgagtggccaatcttacaggtggtggtggatcacacagTCACTTTATGAATATTGAAGGAACACaggagcacgccaatcacggcaattgatagaagatttgaaagCATATATTTGGGGACTCTGTTAAATATGTGATATATGTCATCAGATttttgttatatggttttggtctaATGTGGTGAATTTTCAcatgtatatgttttttatataggtTAGTTCTATAATTAATAGGTAGGGTATGTGAATATTAAAAAGGGTgcatagatgggagcagcgcattcgcacataaaaaaacaacacttttagtCCTTTCCTATGAAAGGTTTTTTGAATGCAGCAGCCAAAAAATCACTATTAAATTGATTGAAatattggttttgcgccggtgacacacacatattAGATCACCTTTTATTAGTTGAATAAATTTGGACACTTGTTTCATTTATGGATCGCTCttagatgtttttattttatttattttttctggggAAAATTGCGTCTCTGCTCTGCCTTTTCAATACGGATCCCTCTCTCCCATGGATATCGCTGTGGACTGAGAGAGAGCATACAGCACAAGATAGCCATCTCTGCAGTATACCAGCATTACACCTTATACCTGAGGGGATTTCCGCTTTTCAAAGGATTTACTTGACCTGCAGATGACAGCTAGCCGGGCAGTTTGCCACGGGTCCATTCATGCCGTTTTAGACCCCCTATAACCAaaggggtcaattggatctggtaagcacaatcttatTTCACATTACATCGCCTGGATAAGTGCCTTATACGAGTGTCCCCAGAAGAGGGTTATTTCCTTATCAATAATGAACTTTTTGATTACCAATTTATGATTGGACTATTTATTATCCCTTTCGTTCATGAATTgtatttttgcgctgcacttattttgtttattgaACAAAGTTAAgatggctgaaaatttgagaacctgctctcaaacgtttgttggcggaaattccgacagcaaatgttcaaatgTACGCGGTCagactttccgtcaacaagctcacatccaacatttcccatcggaaagtccaaccgtgtgtacgcggcataactgttgacTTGTCCTTGTAAAAAGCAATACATAGGATGCACTATAAGGACCTTCTCGGTGAGGGTCAACGAACATTTGGCCAGCCTTCAAGAAGGGTCGTATTAACCAACAGCGTCCCCCACCATTATTTGAAACATCATAATAAAGGCCCCACAGGAACCCAATTCCAAGTAATAGACAActttgtcccacattggagaggtGAGTCCTGTTTACGTGGGGTCTCTCGCCTTGAAACGTATTGGATACATGAGCTTAGGTCTTATACACCGTTCGGTATGAATGTAGATTGGGACATAAactccttcattaaccacttgccgtccagctgctgcggcaggtcggcacgattcccgagaaccgtcgtagctgtacgtcggctccttcaagcgggatagcaggcgccggAGATGCGCGCAAgcgcccgctgcactgtgggggtgtgCCAATGGGCGTGTCCGGCTGTCGCGATGACCGTCAGCCACGCGCGTtggcgggcacaagagccagaacattccattttattacacagaacttcatttctgaacttatttgttttggtgtctttgtttgtatggattgtatgggttgttaccgacatgtgaacatttcatgtcaataacacctttaccaatatatttacctagaaaaatggcgaTGTGTTCAAAACTTTACAGTAAAAAAACAGTATAaggagaaaataaatatttggatCTATAGCCAACAAACAAATTTGCTAAACTGCATTttgatattttttcttatttttttttttctccagtgcttttgaatttaataaaaataaatgaaaaaaaattatgaaaattttgATAAACTACCCAACTGTAGAACACAATGTAACATTTTTGCAGAATTCCACAACGTGTGTAATAATGTCACCGCTGATCCCAGGATGATTCTCGGAGCCGGCGCCCGTCTTCCCGCTTGAACTCGCTCCAGTCTTGTCGTCCATCTTTAAATTATCCTTACGAGGGTCGGGATGAGATTGCGCGTTGGCTCAGCAGTGCGTCGTGTTAAGGAAAACAATTATGCAAATGAGCTGCCGGTTCCCAGTAGGACCCTAATAGGATGATTGACCTATATACAGCTAATTTGTTCCCCTCCTTTATTTTCCATTTCCCTCAATCTGCAGAAGAAATTAAAACTGGTTACAGCGCCGCGTCTCCAAATTATTTATCAGACGTTAGTTTGTCAAGGTGGGCGACGACGGCGATTTTCTTTGTTTTGCAACCTTCCTTAaagggaacctgccactaaggaaatGAAGAAGCTTCCACCTGCGCCAAGGCTGAATCTTTCGGCCTCGTTCTGTGGTGGATCACTTTGCAGAGGTGGTCTAGAGCCAGTTTACCGGAATTCCGGAGCTGATGCTGCTGCCTtctgaatgttgttttttttttttttcgtggaaaatgaatagtttatttttattgatAAAGTTAATCCTCGCACACAGGATCGGATCGTTGGcagacagagcgtcagacttttgtccgaagggcgtgtgcctggattttgtcttgcatactaacggcacacaattgtcggccaacaaacaacatacacacgatctgactttttgacaacaaagatgcaaattacctgttttaaggcaacatccgaccgtgtgtacgctccatcggacaaactttttcggttttcatcggacaaatgtcggctgtgcgaacagacaaactttccggcaacaaaagtccgatggtgcaaaatcctatcgtgtgtacacaagtccatcagactttagtccaaagtacaaacacgcatgctcagaaccaatgcaaacgatcagacaacaatacagaagttgaccaaagggtggcggtaaagagctgaaaaaccacgtgatttggtgaaagttggctgaaaaagtcctgccgtgtgtatgcataccaagttcacggccaacgccctttggacagaagtccacggaaaagtttgtttgaagtccgatcgtgtgtatgaggcttttgacgtactacatggaatttcagctcttgagcgccaccctttgggctccttctgctaatgtcgtgtttggtgagcattgattccgagcaatgtgtgtttgtactttggacttttgtgtgacggacttgtgtacacacgatacgaaaatctgacaacagaccattgtccggcgaaaatttactagcctgctattcaacatttgttggcagaaagttggacaacaattgtctgatggagcatactaacggtcggattttagacaAACAGTCACACAATTCCCTGGCGAAAAtcatatcgtgtgtacgaggctttactcctGCATCTTCTCAATGGTTTCCTCCTTGTCTACCTTCTCTCCTTGTTTCCTTCTCTTTGGCCAACTTGGCGAGACCTGGCTTTTGCGTTCCAAGATCTTCTTGTGATCCTTGTCAGGCTTTAGCCTGGTGATCACCACCTTGCTGAGGTGGACACCAACATGGACAGTGATGTTAGCTTTTTCACGCTGCACATGTTCAATGTAGATGACGTATTTCTTTCTGTACACCTGGACAACTTTGCCAATTTGATGGCCTTTGTAGTGTCCACTCTGTAACTTCATCATCCTTGCGGATGGGCATAGAGTGGACATTGTACTTTTGCCTCAAGTCcttggagaggggagaggatatgatCTTTTTACGGACATGTGAGGGGGACTTTGAAGTGCCTCTTGCGGTTCTTGCTTCGATCAGAAGCAACAAATGGACTGAACTTCATGTTGCCAATCCGCACAGTCCACTATGGCCGCCGGaaaagagagttgttttttttttatttctatctcaAGGGGGCGCTGTCCCAGTGACTTCAATGGGCTCACTTACCAATCGGCACTGGCTTCCAAACGTGACACCCTGTAAAATGTTGCCCTGTAAAATTTGCTGCCGCGCAACGTGGCCGCTTACAAAACCAAATTCCAATAGAGTACTGCTCTGTTGTCTTCTCCTTAGTGGGACTCTGGACTGGGACAAGCTCATGGATGTCTAGAATGCCACCAAGGCTTGACCCTACATCTGGAAGAACAAGTCAGCAATGGAAGCTCTAATATTTCACTCCAAAGGGTTACTTTTAGTGCATaactaactctggaggagcttctcAAAATGTGCATTGTGCAAAAAGCCCTGCCTCATTTCCAGGGTCATCTAGTCTTtttctccccagcctgactgtccctttcattcattggatttcagcttTTCCAATCATGGAGGCTCATCATCACATGTGGGTGGTCTGTAGGCAAAACCaacctgcctaggaacacccactcctccagattgaCACCCACTTATTAACCACTCgcttaccgggcacttaaccccccctcctgcccagaccaatttcagatttcagcgctgacgcactttgaatgacaattgcgcagtcatacaacactgtacccaaatgaaatttgtatcatttttttcacactaatagagcttttttttggtggtatttaatcacagctggggtttttattttttgctaaacaaacaaaaaaagatggaaaatttggaaaaaaaaatcacgtttcatagtttgttataaaattttgcaaacaggtcatttttctccttcattgatatgcgctgatgaggcggtactgctggcactaataggctacactggtgagcactgataggctgcactgatgggcactaataggcacagataaggcgacactgataggcacagataaggcacgcaccaatggggacagataaggaggtACTGATggccacagataaggcggcactgatgggcactgataagatggcactgatgggccctgatgggtggcactgatgggtggcactgatagtcacagaagggcactgataggtgttaatgataggtaccactgatagatggcactgatgggttactggtaggtgacactgatgggcagaactgtttatgaggcactgattggtgacactgatgtgtggcactgtgggcactggtaggtggcgctggtggggtACTGGtagcggcactgttgtgcactggtaggtggcactggcaggtggcacaggtgggcacagatgacctggcggcagctctccttgattgggcccgatgtccctctgacagcctccggtgatcgttttttttgtttttctcctcacgctatcagcgcgaggagaaaaaatagccgattaacgGCTCTGTTTGGCtgacattggctgacagctgatcacttggtaaagggtCGGGATCGactccttactccgatctgtgatcagccgagtctcacagAGCGTGCTGCGCACgcactgcagggggcgcgcaggccgcttggGCACgatgtcaatagacgtactcccggca
This window contains:
- the LOC141107122 gene encoding LOW QUALITY PROTEIN: large ribosomal subunit protein uL24-like (The sequence of the model RefSeq protein was modified relative to this genomic sequence to represent the inferred CDS: inserted 2 bases in 1 codon; deleted 1 base in 1 codon), which encodes MKFSPFVASDRSKNRKRHFKSPSHVRKKIISSPLSKDLRQKYNVHSMPIRKDDEVTXSGHYKGHQIGKVVQVYRKKYVIYIEHVQREKANITVHVGVHLSKVVITRLKPDKDHKKILERKSQVSPSWPKRRKQGEKVDKEETIEKMQE